A stretch of DNA from Lotus japonicus ecotype B-129 chromosome 4, LjGifu_v1.2:
gaaatcaccttaacgggtggactggagtagcttgagtgatttatcaagtgaaccaggataaaatccttgtgtgcttttctatctcttatctttagcacttaagttctcgaaagatttgtcaaaatctttaaggtggaagttttatactgaaaacgttattcaaaccccccctttctaccgtttttcataccttcactaacatcgcttaaaacaacacaattcagcacacatgcatttttatcaactatacaattaccctgacatcttaggcaattttggcaccaaatcaatgaaacaactcacttaagcatgcaatcatggaagaagctatcacatatggtaaataaattatggatttcatgctaaaggtgttcagccacatgcatcatcctcatagctaatacatggAACATAAAGACACtaactttcatacaacatgtaagctaaatctaattatatttccaaaacaatcagaatttccgtaatctggaaaaacagcaggaacaccagccactaaaagcggtctcctgaattcgttactgaaccaaaaatcatgtattttatatgcctagaaagctaacttaaagtcctacgatttcttagttgatcacatcttcatttgagcactctaactgggcgaaaacaggtctcgaagtgtactgtccagcccaagaaattttggacagcagcacagcattatcaaatccgtgcataaatcatatagcagttcaggaattacgctcacagcagaaacatatttcagtagagataacctacaggattcgttacttgttcaaaaattacaaatgacctcaatttgaaaagctaacagaaaactctacctctttctagttcatcaaagaattttctgggcacattaacaaggtgaaaaatcacgttgaagttcactggcagagatagcagatacagagcgcagaaaaacatggtttactaaactgaacttacagacctcgtctctcaaccaaaaattatgtaccatatcactccagaaagctctttcaaaggcctacactttctcagttcaacgcaacattattcgagcactctaaacaggctctaaaaggcttcgaaagtcacggttcataccaggaaaatgaccagtccgttttatgttccaaaataagtgattaaagttgtttctcatcaaacaagacacaaaacctaacaagcatgctacctaacagtccttatgtgcgtgatcataaagaaaatcaaaagggaacctcaacccaaaacttctagcatactatggttctgccctcaccccgttcaatcacacaaaagaaaatcccaaaatcaatggatttcaaatcagatttccagaacatcattaacagtaacaattctacatctcccaaatccctaatatcattcaccataattccattagaaactcaaaatcccacccttacctttggattgagtgcagctccccgttcccgatcgaattctccgaagccgatccgctctccctctcttcctgctacttcacgcacagccttcttctttttttttcctccttctttcacgcgtcctcttctttcttatttttttttctttagctgcttccccatccttattaaaccatctaaacctaattcctcaagggctaaactaaaaatcctaaaatctctcctagtccttgtctctatttttaatcctaactttcaccccctagctctcttccatttcataaaacacactcagcatcacaaaaaaattattttatttcattaaagtattaatatatcacctattaaaccaccatacaatataatcttaattaaaataaaataccaacattattttaattaaaaacggggtgttacaactctcccccacttaagaattttcgccctcgaaaatttCCTTAAACGAACAATTCGGGGTAGGACTCTCTCATCTGACTCTCAAGCTCCAATGAAATAAAGAATGCATCACACCCATAATAATAATGGCAATCAAAGATGTGCCATTAATAAAGCACGTACTTCGAATTAGTCTATCCTCAGCAGTAGTCTCAGCACCAGATAAAGCAAACACCTTCCCCCTTGCAGGATCCTTCTTGGGTTTGTCACAATTAGTACTGATGTGACCTTGCTCTCCACATCTGTAGCATGCCACAGTTTTACCTTCTAGGCACTCAAAGGATTTGTGGCCCAGCTTGCCACACTTAAATCATGTTGCTTATGAATTGGGACATTCAGGAGAACGATGTCCTTCAACACCACACTTGTAGCACCTAACCAGATTAGGAGCTCCTCCCCCACTCGGCTTCTTGTCATTACCAGCTTCTTGTTTACCGTTATCAACAGGATTCCCATACGGTTTCCCTCTGAATtgccccttttctttcttctctttcaaagaCTTGTAGTGAGCAGCACTTTCCCTGCTATCCTCATCATATATCCTACTCCTGTTAACCAGGTCAGAAAATCGGATAATCTGTTGATATCCCACAACCATCTTGATCTCAGgtctcaaaccattcacaaactTGTTACACTTAGATCTCTCAGCTTCGGCAATATTGTAGTGGGGACAAAACTTAATCAATTCCtcaaactttgtagcatactCCGCCACGGTTCCATTACCCTGCTTGAGTTCAAGAAActcaatttccttctttccaCGCACATCTTCTGGATagtacttctccagaaatgCACCCTTGAAAAGATCCCAAGTAATCTCCATCCCATCACCTTCAAACCTCTGAACAGTGTTGTCCCaccaatcttcagcttctttctcAAGCATATGGGTGCCAAACTGCACCTTCTGCGCGTCAGTACAATTCATGACtcgaaagatcttctcaattgcTTTCAGCCATGCCTGTGCTTTGTCAGGGTCGTATGCTCCTTCAAAGGTTGGCGGATTGTTCCTCTGAAACTTTCCCAAAGCACGGAATTCATCCTGATTATGGTTCCCAAGGTTCGCTTGCTGACCTTGCCCAATGGCGCCAACCAACATTGCCAATGCCTCAGCGATAGCTTCATCATTCCTTCCGGCAACCATTTTCCTGAATCTCCAAACAGCCAACAACTCTTATCAAACAACAGTTCGATAGTGCTACTTACACATATCGAGTATCAGTAAGTATTAGAATATATATTATACTAAAAACTTGGTCACTGACCAAccattgctctgataccactaatgtaacaccccaattctaaacggTATATGTATTGTaaatatcagagtgataaaaattCTAACACTCATGgggcattacataatcacttaaaacattatcataatgctcctgtaacagatacatagcacataaactttgagatgaactcataaataaacttaaatgctcttgtgacagttaattagtctttgaactagttcactttgacaaatagttatgcagcgaatccagtgtctttaaaacttaaagaaaacatagtatcttgcccacaacttaaaacagaaacaacttctcaaataacaacttaattcaaattataatagaaggaaaacaagcgtccatttcccccccgagtgctacgtatcagagcaaggactccaactcgaaataaaggctatagactactcctcctaattacctgcacgttaccaacaagggtaacattcaaacagaaggggtgagatatcgagtatcataaatataagaatggcaataaatatgctagattaatgtcacaccacttctttttatattcatatagctcagttactaaaacagtcacaaataacgtcatcgactcggatacaattcgaacacaacaatgactatgcatatgtatgtggtaccaacagggcttcagccctcatcacgaattgccaattattggaggcacaaggcataagccttcatcacaaatcgccaatacatgccatcacagagtatgcagatgctatgcgactcaaaaggacgtatacatctcataatcatcacttcaacatgaggcattgcgcctatatcactacatcactaacatcgcttaaaacaacacaattcagcacacatgcatttttatcaactatacaattaccctgacatcttaggcaattttggcaccaaatcaatgaaacaactcacttaagcatgcaatcatggaagaagctatcacatatggtaaataaattatggatttcatgctaaaggtgttcagccacatgcatcatcctcatagctaatacatggAACATAAAGTCACtaactttcatacaacatgtaagctaaatctaattatatttccaaaacaatcagaatttccgtaatctggaaaaacagcaggaacaccagccactaaaagcggtctcctgaattcgttactgaaccaaaaatcatgtattttatatgcctagaaagctaacttaaagtcctacaatttcttagttgatcacatcttcatttgagcactctaactgggcgaaaacaggtctcgaagtgtactgtccagcccaggaaattttggacagcagcacagcatcatcaaatccgtgcataaatcatatagcagttcaggaattacgctcacagcagaaacatatttcagtagagataacctacaggattcgttacttgttcaaaaattacaaatgacctcaatttgaaaagctaacagaaaactctacctctttctagttcatcaaagaattttctgggcacattaacaaggtgaaaaatcacgttgaagttcactggcagagatagcagatacagagcgcagaaaaacatggtttactaaactgaacttacagacctcgtctctcaaccaaaaattatgtaccatatcattccagaaagctctttcaaaggcctacactttctcagttcaacgcaacattattcgagcactctaaacaggctctaaaaggcttcgaaagtcacggttcataccaggaaaatgaccagtccgttttatgttccaaaataagtgattaaagttgtttctcatcaaacaagacacaaaacctaacaagcatgctacctaacagtccttatgtgcgtgatcataaagaaaatcaaaagggaacctcaacccaaaactcctagaatactatggttctgccctcaccccgttcaatcacacaaaagaaaatcccaaaatcaatggatttcaaatcagatttccagaacatcattaacagaaacaattctacatctcccaaatccgtaatatcattcaccataattccattagaaactcaaaatcccacccttacctttggattgagtgcagctccccgttcccgatcgaattctccgaagccgatccgctctccctctcttccttctacttcacgcacaaccttcttttttttttctccttctttcacgcgtcctcttctttcttattttttttttctttagctgcttccccatccttattaaaccatctaaacctaattcctcaagggctaaactaaaaatcctaaaatctctcctagtccttgtctctatttttaatcctaactttcacccctagctctcttccatttcataaaacacactcagcatcacaaaaaaattattttttttcattaaagtattaatatatcacctattaaaccaccatacaatataatcttaattaaaataaaataccaacattattttaattaaaaacggggtgttacatgaaactaatatgagacgtgtgtctccgttttctgagaggcttcggccgtttactggtttctgtcttactgc
This window harbors:
- the LOC130709896 gene encoding uncharacterized protein LOC130709896 → MVAGRNDEAIAEALAMLVGAIGQGQQANLGNHNQDEFRALGKFQRNNPPTFEGAYDPDKAQAWLKAIEKIFRVMNCTDAQKVQFGTHMLEKEAEDWWDNTVQRFEGDGMEITWDLFKGAFLEKYYPEDVRGKKEIEFLELKQGNGTVAEYATKFEELIKFCPHYNIAEAERSKCNKFVNGLRPEIKMVVGYQQIIRFSDLVNRSRIYDEDSRESAAHYKSLKEKKEKGQFRGKPYGNPVDNGKQEAGNDKKPSGGGAPNLVRCYKCGVEGHRSPECPNS